AAGCGCGAGATCCTTGAAGCTTTCGAGATAGATCCGACCGCCTAGTTACACAATTTGGCCGGGATTTTAGGTTATATGCGGTTTCTGTTCGTCGGACCGAGGGTTTGCCTCCGGCTTCCTTCAGATTCCACCTCGCGATGGACACCCTTGCCTTCGGCTAACAGTTCCCAATGCCAAAGCCTGTAACAGTCTCCCAACGTCTAGCCTGCGCACATGTCGGGCGCACTAATATAAGCGAGAACGGGCATCTGCCCGTTCTCGCGGTAAGAAATATCACAATACTGATGTGCATATTTCTCGCTATAGTTTTATATAAATGATCTTGGCACAAGAGTAACTAGTTTATTTTTTCAACCGAAGCATCATTTAGTAAGGTGCGTCTTTCGATATTATCAGTTCCATCCTTAGCACGCCAGTATATGCCGATCCCAAGATATGTAATTATTATCGCAACTATAGGAGTCAGCCAGTTAAGTATCGCATAGGGAGCATACATAAGAGTAGGGACGCCGAGAACTGCTGCAGCATAGCCGCCACACACATTCCAAGGGATCAGGACTGAGGTGAGAGTTCCTGAATCTTCAAGTGAACGAGACAACATTCTTGGAGCAAGTCCGCTCTCATCATACTTAGGCTTTAGCATACGTCCAGGAATAATGATAGAGAGGTATTGGCTGCCAACCAGGAGGTTTGCAACGAAAGAAGATAGTAATGTCGCAGCTATAAGTCCACCGGCTCTGCGGATATACTTTGTAATAACAGAGAGCAGGACTGTGAGAATTCCCATTTTTTCAAGGAACCCACCCATGGCCATAGCTACGATTGCTAAAGACACAGACCACATCATATTCTGCATACCACCACGGCCAACTAAACGGGCAATAGTTTTACTTGCCTCCTGTGCCAATTCAGGCGTAAGCTGAATCCCGTTTGTCTGAAGAATGGCAGCAATATCTGACATTTTTTCCATTCCGGCAATCTGAGCAGTAATCTGAGCCTTATATCCCCACTGACTGAGATTCCATACATCTCCCCATGAGGCTCCGTTGATAAAACACATTACAAGCCCTGCGACAAGACCTATGGCTATCCCGGGCATTGCAGGAACCTTTAAAATCGAAACGAGAATAACAAGCAGCGGCGGGACTATACAAAAGACTGACACAGGAAATTCTGCCTTTATCATGCTCTGTATTGCAACAATCCTAGATGGGTCAAGGGTTTCTCCTGAATACTGAATTCCCCATACACCAAGGATTATTGCGACAATAATATAAGCAGGTCCAGTGGTCCAGCACATGGCCCTTATATGATCAAAAAGCTGTGACCCTGAAACAGCAGGGGCAAGGTTTGTTGTATCTGAAAGAGGTGACATCTTGTCACCAAAATATGCTCCAGATACAACTATACCTGCTGTAAAAGCAGGATTAATACCCAGTCCGTTTCCAATTCCCATCATGGCTACGCCTACAGTAGCCTCAGTCGACCACGAAGAGCCCGTTGAAAGTGAAATAATAGAACAGATGATAAGTGTGGAAAGCGGGAAAATTCCCGGAGCAAGTATGCTTAAACCGTAATAGATAAGACCCGGGATTACTCCGCCCTTCATCCAGAGCCCTATCAGCATACCTACCAAAATAAGTATCATACATGATGGCATTGCAGCCATGATACTCTCTAGTGCAGCGTTTTCCAATTCAGCATAATCAAACTTTAAATAAAAAACACCGATACAAGCAATAATTATTGCTAACATAGCTATAGGAGCATGGACATCAACATTAAAATAGAGTGTTGCTGCAGATACCGTTACTGCGATCAGTGCAACAATTGAGACTGCAAGAGCAATAGAAGGTTTCTTTACAATTCTCGGCTTTGTTGTCATATCTTATCCCTCCAAACAATAATATTGTAATTAAATTTTGTAATAAACTTAAATAAATACTTAATATTGCAGCAAAGCAAAATTGTACTTTATTTTTACTGTCAGCTGTCTCTTTTCCAAACACATTTTGCATCCACAAAAGTTGCCTTATTACGTACTTTGCATAGAGCAGATCCAGCTATAGTAATTGGATTCCCATCAACAACAGCGAAATCCGCCCTATAGCCTTTTTTAATCATTCCAAATGCATCTCCTTTCCCAACTGCTATCCAAGGATTAACGGTATATATTCTGAGCGCCTCTTCCAGCGTCAGCTTTTCTTTCGGATTAAATCCGTCAAGAGGAGTACCATCTATGTTACAACGACAAGTTGCAGCCCATATCGCAATCCACGGGTTAGGATCTTCAATTGGCGCATCACTTGATCCAGTTACAACAATTCCCCCATCTACAAGTGTTTTGTAACAATACGAATATTGCATGCGCTGCGGCCCAAGCCTGAGAGGAGCCATAAACCTGTCGGTAAATGCCTGGGTAGGCTGAATATCAACCACTGCCGAAATCTTCGCGATACGGTCGAGCAGATCAGGAGGACACACTATCGCATGGTTTATACGATATGGAAGAGATGGTTTGCCGTTCTTTTCTATAATTTTTTCAAGGACATCAAGGATCTGTTCTATCCCCCTGTCGCCTATAGCATGTATTTGGACCTGAATCCCTCTTTTATGGGCAAACGTGATTATTTTTTCCAATTCATCATCAGTATGGTTAGATTGCCCTTTTGTCGACGGTTCATCTGAATATGGCTGACGCAGAGCGGCTGTATGACCACCAAGGCTTCCGTCCATAAAAAG
The nucleotide sequence above comes from Synergistaceae bacterium. Encoded proteins:
- the nhaC gene encoding Na+/H+ antiporter NhaC, producing the protein MTTKPRIVKKPSIALAVSIVALIAVTVSAATLYFNVDVHAPIAMLAIIIACIGVFYLKFDYAELENAALESIMAAMPSCMILILVGMLIGLWMKGGVIPGLIYYGLSILAPGIFPLSTLIICSIISLSTGSSWSTEATVGVAMMGIGNGLGINPAFTAGIVVSGAYFGDKMSPLSDTTNLAPAVSGSQLFDHIRAMCWTTGPAYIIVAIILGVWGIQYSGETLDPSRIVAIQSMIKAEFPVSVFCIVPPLLVILVSILKVPAMPGIAIGLVAGLVMCFINGASWGDVWNLSQWGYKAQITAQIAGMEKMSDIAAILQTNGIQLTPELAQEASKTIARLVGRGGMQNMMWSVSLAIVAMAMGGFLEKMGILTVLLSVITKYIRRAGGLIAATLLSSFVANLLVGSQYLSIIIPGRMLKPKYDESGLAPRMLSRSLEDSGTLTSVLIPWNVCGGYAAAVLGVPTLMYAPYAILNWLTPIVAIIITYLGIGIYWRAKDGTDNIERRTLLNDASVEKIN